One Ethanoligenens harbinense YUAN-3 genomic window carries:
- a CDS encoding DUF5057 domain-containing protein, whose protein sequence is MRQSFRRLFLVPLLAAGILLSSASPAFAASAASVLTLTATPNPSGNYVALNWTNSDKSQPYSYMLYSKSVHESNFQSIPAKDHAKVLNIYPVVEPTVSFTTWQGKSYTLPKSASLKMWMETPNEYDSKGYGKGLISVDTVSISDFNANPDAYLKNVDGTYKYDVLYFGAWDAFASQDLSSAAESKTDAFIKTGRGVLFGHDTMVDNDTISMPNFFKLAHYCNIQTIPHYTVLGSAQIKVSKKGLLTNYPWKIGDVGTVLNVPMSHSNQLAFGDVWMTYQPPYTYPNSAEATGSGGHGTNTFYLTSWSNCAMIQTGHSNGEATPDEQRVTANTLFYLAQITTDTSWNDHKGQDLDAPDKPTISSVTHNSDRTQYTVQYSSQDNATGYQYYVEATGQNDGVKYDSPVVSASLKTGMKGYSIVVDDKPDTVPDGSITTTANSYTFSRPSGSGFYIHIAAVDNAGNVSSVTHYSVDELVSVTHPVSVSYAIDPNSNTPFTAPDIPITNHSIFPIKVSVAGLKATSGIGDAAPTSFPDWNSLTAAQTGSKIALGVGIGKTAGSGWTVVDRGTPVYTGDLASEVPLGTLGANGASGNLALTAKFGLAWANARTVSHELTLDFTIAD, encoded by the coding sequence TTGAGGCAATCATTCAGGCGGCTTTTTCTCGTCCCTCTGCTTGCCGCCGGTATCCTGTTGTCCAGTGCTTCACCCGCGTTTGCGGCCTCCGCCGCGTCGGTTCTGACGCTGACCGCAACGCCGAATCCGTCAGGGAACTATGTGGCGCTGAACTGGACAAACAGCGACAAAAGCCAGCCGTACAGCTATATGCTCTATTCCAAATCCGTGCATGAATCGAATTTCCAGAGCATCCCCGCCAAAGACCACGCGAAGGTTCTGAACATCTATCCCGTTGTTGAGCCGACCGTTTCCTTTACGACATGGCAGGGAAAGAGTTACACCCTGCCGAAGTCGGCTTCTCTGAAAATGTGGATGGAGACACCGAACGAGTATGATTCCAAGGGGTACGGCAAGGGCCTTATTTCCGTGGATACCGTTTCAATCTCCGATTTTAACGCCAACCCGGACGCTTACCTGAAAAACGTGGACGGCACCTACAAATACGACGTGCTGTATTTCGGGGCGTGGGACGCCTTTGCCAGTCAGGATTTATCCTCTGCGGCAGAGAGTAAAACCGACGCCTTTATCAAAACCGGGCGAGGCGTCCTTTTCGGGCATGACACGATGGTAGACAATGATACAATCTCCATGCCGAATTTCTTCAAGCTGGCCCATTACTGTAATATTCAGACGATTCCGCATTACACGGTGCTCGGCAGCGCGCAAATCAAGGTTTCCAAGAAGGGCCTGCTCACCAACTACCCGTGGAAAATTGGTGACGTTGGCACAGTCTTGAATGTCCCGATGTCCCATTCCAATCAGCTTGCTTTCGGGGACGTGTGGATGACGTATCAGCCGCCGTACACTTACCCCAACAGCGCGGAGGCCACCGGTTCCGGCGGGCATGGCACGAATACGTTTTATCTGACAAGCTGGTCAAACTGCGCCATGATTCAGACCGGCCATTCCAACGGCGAGGCCACGCCGGACGAGCAGCGCGTCACGGCAAACACCCTGTTCTACCTTGCTCAAATCACGACCGACACAAGCTGGAATGACCACAAGGGGCAGGATTTGGACGCGCCGGACAAGCCGACGATTTCCAGTGTTACGCACAATTCCGACCGGACGCAATATACCGTCCAGTATTCCTCGCAGGACAACGCCACCGGCTATCAGTATTATGTGGAAGCCACCGGCCAGAATGACGGCGTGAAATACGATTCTCCGGTTGTTTCCGCTTCTTTGAAAACCGGGATGAAAGGTTATTCCATCGTCGTGGACGATAAGCCGGATACCGTCCCGGACGGGAGCATTACCACGACAGCAAACAGCTATACCTTCTCCCGTCCGTCCGGCAGCGGCTTTTACATCCATATCGCCGCCGTGGACAATGCCGGAAATGTTTCATCCGTTACTCATTATTCCGTGGACGAGTTGGTGTCTGTCACACATCCGGTCAGTGTCAGTTACGCGATTGACCCGAACAGCAACACGCCGTTCACCGCCCCGGACATTCCGATCACCAACCATTCCATTTTTCCCATTAAGGTTTCCGTCGCGGGGCTGAAAGCGACCTCCGGCATCGGTGACGCCGCCCCCACGTCCTTTCCGGATTGGAACAGCCTGACGGCGGCGCAGACCGGAAGCAAAATTGCGCTCGGCGTGGGAATCGGCAAAACAGCCGGTTCAGGCTGGACGGTGGTTGACCGGGGAACGCCCGTTTACACGGGTGATCTCGCTTCGGAAGTCCCATTGGGGACGCTCGGCGCGAACGGAGCATCGGGAAATCTGGCGCTTACCGCTAAATTCGGTTTAGCCTGGGCGAACGCGCGAACCGTTTCCCATGAACTGACGCTGGATTTCACGATTGCGGATTAG
- a CDS encoding Lrp/AsnC family transcriptional regulator has translation MDKIDCKILTILEQNARLPIKQIAQMVYMSSPAVSARIDSLEKRGIITGYMATVDHVKIGYHVTAFINLEMSPKKKTVFYPFISQCPNVMECHCVTGQYSMLIKVAFKSTVELDVFINQLQKFGNTSTQIVFSTSVNCRGVNLMANEEES, from the coding sequence ATGGACAAAATAGACTGTAAAATTCTTACGATTTTGGAGCAGAACGCACGGCTTCCAATCAAGCAGATCGCCCAAATGGTGTATATGTCGTCGCCTGCCGTGTCTGCGAGGATTGATTCTCTGGAAAAACGCGGGATCATTACAGGCTATATGGCCACAGTCGACCATGTCAAGATCGGATACCATGTCACCGCTTTTATCAATCTGGAGATGTCCCCCAAGAAGAAAACGGTTTTTTACCCGTTCATTTCCCAGTGCCCCAATGTCATGGAGTGCCATTGTGTGACGGGGCAGTACTCGATGCTAATCAAGGTGGCGTTCAAAAGCACGGTGGAGCTGGATGTTTTTATCAACCAGCTTCAAAAATTTGGGAACACATCCACGCAAATCGTGTTTTCGACCTCTGTGAATTGCAGGGGAGTCAATCTCATGGCAAACGAAGAAGAATCCTGA
- a CDS encoding bacteriophage abortive infection AbiH family protein — MEKLFIIGNGFDLSHGLATTYEDFHEYLRCNYVEDFDQCEYDDIQSYLGDLDDKMQLTTSTIMDFIEYILAEVNGITWGNLEDSLSEIDYDMLLPDIDEDEIVEEYDIELEDYYEYLSKRLYDIVQQIPLYFSKWIDSIDVRSITLKQEFCDLYNKSDLFLSFNYTKTLELKYGIKDVCHIHGVQGGKLLFGHGKDKAPFYPEMAEAILHPGTEYEYGLMRKVLRKDTQNAIRDNEGFFKKIHSQITSIYSYGFSFSSVDRIYLQNIFKRIDTNQITWFFNDFDSKDKIEEYKNIVISNGFKGEFEIYHI, encoded by the coding sequence ATGGAAAAACTGTTTATTATTGGAAACGGCTTTGATTTATCTCATGGCTTAGCGACAACATATGAGGATTTTCACGAGTACCTAAGATGTAATTATGTGGAAGATTTCGATCAATGTGAATATGATGACATCCAATCGTACTTGGGCGATCTTGACGATAAAATGCAATTAACCACTTCTACTATTATGGATTTTATTGAATATATATTAGCTGAAGTAAATGGGATCACGTGGGGAAACTTAGAAGATTCGTTATCAGAAATTGATTATGATATGTTGCTGCCGGATATTGATGAAGATGAAATTGTGGAAGAATATGACATCGAATTGGAAGACTATTATGAATATCTTTCTAAAAGGCTATATGATATTGTTCAACAGATCCCATTGTATTTTAGTAAATGGATAGATTCTATTGATGTTAGAAGCATTACCTTAAAACAAGAGTTCTGTGATTTGTATAATAAGAGCGACTTGTTTTTATCATTTAATTATACAAAGACACTAGAACTAAAATATGGAATTAAAGACGTATGCCATATTCATGGGGTTCAAGGTGGAAAACTATTGTTTGGGCACGGAAAAGACAAAGCGCCTTTTTATCCGGAAATGGCTGAAGCGATACTACATCCGGGAACGGAATATGAGTATGGATTGATGCGCAAAGTGCTGAGAAAAGACACTCAAAACGCGATTCGGGACAACGAAGGATTTTTTAAGAAAATTCATTCTCAGATAACAAGCATCTATTCGTATGGATTTTCCTTTTCATCTGTCGACAGAATATATCTCCAAAACATCTTTAAAAGAATAGACACAAATCAGATAACATGGTTTTTCAATGATTTTGATAGTAAGGATAAAATTGAAGAATATAAAAATATAGTAATTAGCAATGGATTCAAAGGTGAGTTTGAAATTTACCATATTTAG